TCAATTGAATATCTTCTCACACAAAAACTGAATAATACTCCACCATTATCAAGCATAACCTTAATCGTTACAGGAGACGGCAATCGCTATCAACTGCGCTTAAAAACCCCATGGTTAAATTATGGCGAAGCCTACATCGCAGAGTTTGACACGCAAGCGGGGATAGAAACTCAGCATGATTTTACCATCAACGATTTTAGGGTAGGTTTTCGAGGACGAGATGTTTACAATGCCCCTAAGCTTAATATTAATCAAGTCGATCGTATCGGAATATTAATTGCCAATAAGCAGCAAGGTGATTTCACTATCTTACTGCAATCAATCACCCTGAATGAATAAACATAAGGAAATGGCAAATTGGCGCTATCAAACATTCAAGGCATTATTTTTGACTTAGACGGGACCTTAGTCGAATCCAGCCTAGACTTTACCTTAATTCGCGACCAAATTGGCTGCCCCCATGATGTAGACCTACTGACATTTATTGACGATCTTGATTGTGAACAACAAAAGAAACAAGCTAACAGCATTGTTTTTGAACATGAAAATCGAGATGCTCAATATGCAAAATCACTCACAGGCCTTGATGAGCTACTGAGTCATATTGATAAAATTAACTTGCCAAGCGCTATTGTTACTCGCAACAGTAAAGCCGCTACTGAGCAAAAACTGCAGCAAAATAATATTGATATAGCATTAGTGTTAACCCGCGAATGTTACCCCGCTAAACCTGCCCCCGATGCCTTACTTGCCATTGCAAAGCAATGGAACATTCCACCGAAACACATCGTCTACGTTGGTGATTACCTATACGATATACAAGCGGCTAAAAACGCTGG
This Shewanella aestuarii DNA region includes the following protein-coding sequences:
- a CDS encoding CIA30 family protein; the encoded protein is MQLQFNQTEHFNEWKISNDGVMGGLSQSRQTVTDKGVIYQGEVSLANNGGFASIEYLLTQKLNNTPPLSSITLIVTGDGNRYQLRLKTPWLNYGEAYIAEFDTQAGIETQHDFTINDFRVGFRGRDVYNAPKLNINQVDRIGILIANKQQGDFTILLQSITLNE
- a CDS encoding HAD family hydrolase — translated: MALSNIQGIIFDLDGTLVESSLDFTLIRDQIGCPHDVDLLTFIDDLDCEQQKKQANSIVFEHENRDAQYAKSLTGLDELLSHIDKINLPSAIVTRNSKAATEQKLQQNNIDIALVLTRECYPAKPAPDALLAIAKQWNIPPKHIVYVGDYLYDIQAAKNAGMLACFINHGKPKSYQHLADIIVENLPHLLTFLCKK